A DNA window from Massilia putida contains the following coding sequences:
- the pcaCD gene encoding bifunctional 4-carboxymuconolactone decarboxylase/3-oxoadipate enol-lactonase PcaCD — MSFDPLNHDLIRGLEQRRAVLGDAWVERSLANANTFTADFQNFITRYAWHDIWDRPGLERKTRRTIVLAITIALGRWEEYELHVRAALLGDADSRLTPDELKEVLMQSAIYAGVPAANTAFAHATAILREVGPQIGYALEPASPLDAVHPGVGREGRTAGLPALHYSVREPRSGKRPRHTVVLSHALGCDLTMWDALANLLAGDCRVIAYDHRGHGSSDAPAGPYGMADLADDAARLLRELDTGPVVWVGLSMGGMVGQELALRHPSLVGALVLAHTTSGYPDAARDVWRQRIVTVREHGIEAIADAVMGRYFHEGFRTAHPATVARFRQRLVTTDAEGYAGCCAAVGGVDTTARLPQIAVPTLVLAGELDQGTPVEMAQTLASGIPDARLQVLAEASHLGAIERPAAFAQAVTAFVDAL, encoded by the coding sequence ATGAGCTTCGATCCCCTCAACCATGACCTGATCCGCGGCCTCGAACAGCGCCGCGCCGTCCTCGGCGACGCCTGGGTCGAGCGTTCCCTGGCGAACGCCAACACCTTCACCGCCGACTTCCAGAACTTCATCACGCGCTATGCGTGGCACGACATCTGGGACCGTCCGGGCCTGGAGCGCAAGACGCGCCGCACGATCGTCCTCGCCATCACCATCGCGCTCGGCCGCTGGGAAGAATACGAGCTGCACGTGCGCGCCGCGCTGCTGGGCGACGCCGACAGCCGGCTCACGCCGGACGAGTTGAAGGAAGTGCTGATGCAGTCGGCGATCTACGCCGGCGTCCCGGCCGCGAACACGGCGTTCGCGCACGCGACGGCGATCCTGCGCGAGGTCGGACCGCAGATCGGCTACGCACTAGAACCGGCATCGCCGCTGGATGCCGTGCATCCCGGCGTGGGCCGCGAAGGCCGTACCGCCGGCTTGCCCGCCCTGCACTACAGCGTACGCGAACCGCGCAGCGGCAAGCGGCCGCGCCACACGGTCGTGCTGAGCCATGCGCTCGGCTGCGACCTGACGATGTGGGACGCCCTCGCCAACCTGCTGGCCGGCGACTGCCGCGTGATCGCCTACGACCATCGCGGCCACGGCAGCTCCGACGCGCCGGCCGGTCCGTACGGGATGGCCGACCTGGCCGACGACGCCGCGCGCCTGCTGCGCGAACTGGACACGGGCCCCGTCGTGTGGGTCGGCCTGTCGATGGGCGGCATGGTGGGCCAGGAGCTGGCGCTGCGCCACCCGTCCCTGGTCGGCGCGCTCGTGCTGGCGCATACGACGTCGGGCTATCCCGATGCGGCGCGCGACGTCTGGCGCCAGCGCATCGTCACCGTCCGCGAGCACGGCATCGAGGCGATCGCGGACGCCGTCATGGGCCGTTACTTCCATGAAGGCTTCCGCACCGCGCATCCGGCCACGGTCGCCCGCTTCCGCCAGCGCCTCGTCACCACCGATGCCGAAGGTTATGCCGGCTGCTGCGCGGCCGTGGGCGGCGTCGACACGACGGCGCGCCTGCCGCAGATCGCCGTGCCGACGCTCGTACTGGCCGGTGAACTGGACCAGGGCACGCCGGTCGAGATGGCGCAAACGCTCGCAAGCGGTATTCCGGATGCGCGCCTGCAGGTGCTGGCCGAGGCATCGCATCTGGGCGCGATCGAACGGCCGGCGGCGTTCGCACAGGCGGTGACGGCATTCGTCGACGCGCTGTAA
- a CDS encoding PDR/VanB family oxidoreductase: MSTIDVIVAARTREADGIFSYELVRVDGGALPAFEAGAHIDVHLGDGLVRQYSLCNPPSETHRYLIGVLRDAASRGGSQAMHERVHAGTRLAISAPKNHFPLVPAPRTLLLAGGIGITPLLAMAETLAARDAAFELHYCARSAARAAFRERILSSGFADRAHFHFDDAPSGQLDAATLLAQPDANARLYVCGPAGFIEHVLATARAQGWTQSQLHVEYFAGAAVDTSRDGAFDVELASSGKVVTVPAGRTVIQVLAEHGVDIPYSCQEGMCGTCLTRVLDGRPDHRDMYLTDEEHAANDQFTPCCSRARSARLVLDL, encoded by the coding sequence ATGAGCACCATCGACGTCATCGTCGCCGCCCGCACGCGCGAGGCCGACGGCATCTTCAGCTACGAACTGGTGCGGGTCGACGGCGGTGCGCTGCCGGCGTTCGAGGCCGGGGCCCACATCGACGTGCATCTGGGCGATGGGCTGGTGCGCCAGTATTCGCTGTGCAATCCGCCGTCCGAAACGCACCGCTACCTGATCGGCGTCCTGCGCGACGCCGCGTCGCGCGGCGGCTCGCAGGCCATGCACGAGCGCGTGCACGCTGGCACCCGGTTGGCGATCAGCGCGCCGAAAAACCACTTCCCGCTCGTGCCGGCGCCGCGCACGCTGTTGCTGGCGGGCGGCATCGGCATCACACCCCTCCTCGCGATGGCGGAAACGTTGGCGGCGCGCGACGCGGCGTTCGAGCTGCATTACTGCGCCCGCTCGGCCGCGCGGGCCGCGTTCCGGGAGCGCATCCTGTCGTCCGGTTTCGCCGACCGCGCGCATTTCCACTTCGACGACGCGCCGAGCGGGCAGCTCGATGCGGCCACCCTGCTGGCGCAACCGGACGCGAACGCCCGTCTCTACGTGTGCGGGCCGGCGGGCTTCATCGAGCATGTGCTGGCGACCGCGCGGGCGCAGGGCTGGACGCAGTCGCAGCTGCACGTGGAGTATTTCGCGGGCGCGGCCGTCGACACGAGCCGTGATGGGGCGTTCGACGTCGAGCTGGCATCCAGCGGCAAGGTGGTGACGGTACCGGCCGGCCGCACGGTCATCCAGGTCCTGGCCGAGCATGGCGTCGACATCCCGTATTCATGCCAAGAAGGCATGTGCGGCACGTGCCTGACACGCGTCCTGGACGGCAGGCCCGACCACCGCGACATGTACCTGACCGACGAGGAACACGCCGCCAACGACCAGTTCACGCCGTGCTGCTCGCGCGCCAGGAGCGCAAGGCTCGTCCTCGATCTTTGA
- a CDS encoding protocatechuate 3,4-dioxygenase: MSNTDYQITTSQTIGPFSHEGWQWAVDFCAPARLETSAPTVVVHGVLYDGDGNPIDDAQIEAWLPEAAAVEASQEIPGFRRTPTGKAGEFSLRLSMPERPAGEPAAYVTVFARGLTKHQFTAVFLEDDATLAQSAILAQVPAERRDTLVARKDGDGRYRWDIWMQTDKETVFFDYR; this comes from the coding sequence ATGAGCAACACGGATTACCAAATCACGACCTCCCAGACCATCGGCCCGTTCTCGCACGAAGGCTGGCAATGGGCGGTGGACTTCTGCGCCCCCGCGCGCCTGGAGACGAGCGCGCCGACCGTCGTCGTGCACGGCGTCCTGTACGACGGCGACGGCAATCCCATCGACGACGCCCAGATCGAAGCCTGGCTGCCCGAAGCGGCGGCCGTGGAGGCGTCCCAGGAAATCCCGGGCTTCCGCCGCACGCCGACCGGCAAGGCCGGTGAATTCAGCCTGCGCCTGTCGATGCCCGAACGTCCGGCGGGCGAACCCGCGGCCTACGTGACCGTGTTCGCGCGCGGGCTGACCAAGCATCAGTTCACGGCGGTCTTCCTCGAGGACGATGCCACGCTGGCGCAATCGGCTATCCTGGCGCAGGTGCCGGCCGAACGGCGCGACACGCTCGTCGCGCGCAAGGACGGCGACGGCCGGTATCGTTGGGATATCTGGATGCAGACGGACAAAGAGACGGTGTTCTTCGACTATCGTTGA
- a CDS encoding aromatic ring-hydroxylating oxygenase subunit alpha, which yields MFPKNAWYVACTPDEIAEKPLGRQICGEKIVFYRGQGGKVAAVEDFCPHRGAPLSLGFVRDGNLVCGYHGLEMGCEGRAVAMPGQRVRGFPWIRSYAVEERHGFIWVWPGDREQADPAAIHHLEWADNPEWAYGGGLYHIACDYRLMVDNLMDLTHETYVHASSIGQKEIDEAPVTTKVDGEQVITSRFMENIMAPPFWRAALRGNGLPDDVPVDRWQICRFNPPSHVMIEVGVAHAGKGGYHAAPEHKASSIVVDFITPETETSHWYFWGMARNFRPHDTALTDTIRDGQGKIFSEDRAMLELQQQNILRHPERKLLMLNIDAGGVQSRRIIDRWLAREQHGEQTA from the coding sequence ATGTTCCCGAAAAACGCGTGGTACGTGGCATGTACGCCCGATGAAATCGCGGAGAAGCCACTGGGCCGGCAGATCTGCGGCGAAAAGATCGTGTTCTACCGCGGCCAAGGCGGCAAGGTCGCCGCGGTCGAGGATTTCTGCCCGCACCGCGGCGCCCCGCTGTCGCTGGGCTTCGTCCGCGACGGCAACCTCGTGTGCGGCTACCACGGCCTGGAGATGGGCTGCGAAGGCCGGGCCGTCGCGATGCCCGGACAGCGTGTGCGCGGCTTTCCCTGGATCCGCAGCTACGCGGTCGAGGAGCGCCACGGTTTCATCTGGGTCTGGCCCGGTGACCGGGAACAGGCCGACCCGGCCGCCATCCACCACCTCGAATGGGCGGACAATCCGGAATGGGCCTATGGCGGCGGGCTGTATCACATCGCTTGCGACTACCGGCTGATGGTCGACAACCTGATGGACCTGACCCACGAGACCTATGTGCACGCGTCGAGCATCGGACAAAAGGAGATCGACGAGGCGCCCGTGACGACGAAGGTCGACGGCGAGCAGGTGATCACGAGCCGCTTCATGGAGAACATCATGGCCCCGCCGTTCTGGCGCGCCGCGCTGCGCGGCAACGGCCTGCCCGATGACGTGCCGGTCGACCGCTGGCAGATCTGCCGCTTCAACCCGCCCAGCCACGTGATGATCGAGGTGGGCGTGGCCCACGCCGGCAAGGGCGGCTACCATGCGGCCCCGGAACACAAGGCGTCCAGCATCGTCGTCGATTTCATCACCCCGGAGACCGAGACGTCGCACTGGTATTTCTGGGGCATGGCGCGCAATTTCAGGCCGCACGACACAGCGCTCACGGACACGATCCGCGACGGCCAGGGCAAGATTTTCAGCGAGGACCGCGCCATGCTCGAACTGCAGCAGCAGAACATCCTGCGCCATCCCGAGCGCAAGCTCTTGATGCTGAACATCGACGCCGGGGGCGTCCAGTCGCGCCGCATCATCGACCGGTGGCTGGCCCGCGAACAGCATGGGGAGCAGACGGCATGA
- a CDS encoding MarR family winged helix-turn-helix transcriptional regulator, whose translation MTTEPIPDHLDLYQHPGHLLRRAQQISVALFYDELGTELTPVQYAILSRLAEHPGIDQVSLAGLAAIDTSTGATVCVRLEEKGLLERKVIPHNRRQRALTITPAGVRLLAELEAGAQRLRDRLLAPLAPAERRKFMALLTKLVDGNNAQSRVPLASPGTGDG comes from the coding sequence ATGACCACCGAACCCATCCCCGACCATCTCGACCTCTACCAGCATCCGGGCCATTTGCTGCGCCGCGCCCAGCAGATTTCGGTGGCGCTGTTCTACGACGAGCTGGGCACCGAACTGACGCCGGTGCAGTATGCGATCCTGAGCCGGCTCGCCGAGCATCCCGGCATCGACCAGGTGTCGCTGGCGGGGCTTGCCGCGATCGATACGTCGACCGGCGCCACGGTCTGCGTGCGGCTCGAGGAAAAGGGACTGTTGGAGCGGAAGGTGATTCCGCATAACCGGCGCCAGCGCGCGCTGACGATCACGCCGGCCGGCGTCCGCCTGCTGGCGGAGCTGGAAGCGGGGGCCCAGCGCCTGCGCGACCGCCTGCTGGCACCCCTGGCGCCCGCCGAGCGGCGCAAGTTCATGGCCCTCTTGACCAAGCTCGTGGACGGCAACAACGCGCAGAGCCGCGTGCCGCTGGCCAGCCCGGGCACCGGGGACGGCTGA
- the pcaB gene encoding 3-carboxy-cis,cis-muconate cycloisomerase produces the protein MAVSLFDTLLSTPDMIAAFDDAAFIQAMLDFEAALAAAQADEGLLPRAAAQAIAAACRADRIDTASLVAAGRRSGTLAVPLVKELTRLVAESDKDASTLVHWGSTSQDVQDSAMVLVTRTALRLLDDDLAVLCAHLLKLGEAHLATPVLARTLLQPAQVMGFGFKVAGWLAPLVRARARLRDAALDALQLQLGGAVGTLAVMGERGPAVAHRMAQALGLKTPAATWHTQRDEWVRLGLEVALLTGSLGKIAADLALMAQGEVGELAEPSGGGRGGSSAMPHKRNPVSSMIALAAATRTPHHAATLLAAMGQQHERGLGNWQAELAEWPTPFLSAHGALRALNDAFDGLTVDTVRMRANIDALHGLVSAEALSIWLAGAIGRPAAHAAVEKMTQTAVAEGRHLRDVARAAIAADPALAHLDATQLDAIFDPVAATAPAQRLARQRLAALKQDTP, from the coding sequence TTGGCTGTATCACTTTTCGACACCCTGCTGAGCACCCCCGACATGATCGCCGCCTTCGACGACGCGGCGTTCATCCAGGCAATGCTCGATTTCGAAGCGGCGCTGGCCGCGGCGCAGGCGGACGAAGGCCTGCTGCCGCGCGCCGCCGCGCAGGCCATCGCGGCCGCCTGCCGGGCCGACCGCATCGACACCGCCTCCCTCGTCGCGGCCGGCCGCCGTTCCGGCACGCTGGCCGTGCCGCTCGTGAAGGAACTGACGCGCCTCGTCGCGGAAAGCGACAAGGACGCGTCCACGCTCGTCCACTGGGGCAGCACGAGCCAGGACGTGCAGGACAGCGCGATGGTGCTCGTCACGCGCACGGCGCTGCGCCTGCTCGACGACGACCTGGCCGTGCTGTGCGCGCACCTGCTGAAGCTGGGCGAGGCCCACCTGGCCACGCCCGTGCTGGCACGCACCTTGCTGCAGCCGGCCCAGGTGATGGGCTTCGGCTTCAAGGTCGCCGGCTGGCTCGCGCCGCTCGTGCGCGCCCGCGCGCGCCTGCGCGACGCCGCCCTCGACGCGCTGCAGTTGCAGCTGGGCGGGGCCGTCGGCACGCTGGCCGTGATGGGCGAACGCGGTCCCGCCGTCGCGCACCGGATGGCGCAGGCGCTCGGCCTCAAGACGCCGGCCGCCACGTGGCACACGCAGCGCGACGAATGGGTGCGCCTGGGACTGGAAGTCGCGCTGCTGACGGGCAGTCTCGGCAAGATCGCGGCGGACCTCGCGCTGATGGCGCAGGGCGAAGTCGGCGAGCTGGCGGAACCGTCGGGCGGCGGCCGCGGCGGCTCGTCCGCGATGCCGCACAAGAGAAACCCGGTCTCGTCGATGATCGCCCTGGCCGCCGCCACGCGCACGCCGCATCACGCGGCCACGCTCCTTGCCGCGATGGGCCAGCAGCACGAGCGCGGCCTGGGCAACTGGCAGGCGGAGCTGGCCGAGTGGCCGACGCCGTTCCTGTCCGCCCACGGCGCGCTGCGGGCGCTGAACGACGCCTTCGACGGCCTGACGGTGGATACCGTCCGCATGCGCGCCAACATCGACGCGCTGCACGGCCTCGTCTCGGCCGAGGCGCTGTCGATCTGGCTCGCGGGCGCCATCGGGCGTCCCGCCGCCCACGCGGCGGTCGAAAAGATGACGCAGACCGCCGTCGCCGAAGGCCGCCATCTGCGCGACGTCGCCCGCGCGGCCATCGCCGCCGATCCGGCGCTCGCGCACCTGGACGCCACGCAGCTGGACGCCATCTTCGACCCGGTCGCCGCCACCGCACCGGCCCAACGCCTCGCGCGCCAACGCCTGGCCGCACTCAAGCAGGACACACCATGA